From Chlamydiota bacterium:
ATGATCGGGTAGTTCCCGCCTTCTGTAGAGCTGCAATTCAAAAAAAAACCCTTATCATTGAGGGACAAGAGAATACTTTTGATTTCACCTATATTGATGATGTTGTTGATGGAACTTTGCGTATGATTGAAAAATTAGATCAAGGGATATCTTTAGATCCCATCCATTTTACAACACAAAAGGCCACAAATCTTGATCAATTAGCAAATGTGATTGAAAAACGCCTTGACCAGAAACTCGAAATTAAGATTGGTAAGCAACGCTCTTTTGATGTGTCTTATTTTGTGGGAAATTATAACAGAGCACATTCTATTCTTGGATGGAGTCCACAAACTTCTCTGGAAAAAGGAATTGCTCAATTTCTGCATATGCTAAAAAGGGAATTATAAAATGCATGTGTGTGTTGTAGGTCTTGGATATGTAGGACTCGTGACGGCTTGTTGTTTTGCAAAGATGGGTCATCATGTTATTGGCTTAGATACTGATAGAGCTAAAGTTCAAGCATTACAACAAGGAAAACTTCCCTTTTTTGAAACTGGATTAGACACTCTTCTAGAAGAAGTGCTTCTTAAAAGTAGGCTGACCTTTGTCGATGACTATACTCAAGCATTACAAACAACTACAATGATTTTTGTGTGCGTTCCTACCCCTATGCAGGCGTGTGGAAACTGTGATTTATCCTTTGTTTTTGATAGTGTTGAGAAGTTTATAAAAAAGATGCAAAACCCTAGCTTGATCATCATTAAATCAACAATCCCTCCTGGAACTTGTCGTCAAATAAAAAAACAAATGCAAATGATATTGGAGAAAGAGGGATTTTTGAAAGATTTCGATATCATCAGTAATCCCGAATTTCTATCACAAGGAACTGCTATTGAAAATTGTTTGAATCCAGATAGAATTATTATTGGAGTAGAAAATAAAGAATCACAAAGCAAAATGCTTGCGTTTTACCAAAGAATACATGGAAAAAATGTTAAAATACTCATAATGCCCTATTCTTCCGCTGAGATCGTCAAATATGCTGCAAATGCTATGTTGGCAATGCGTATATCGTATATGAATGAAATTGCTCACCTTGCTGAATATTGTGATGCTGATATTGAAAAGATAGCTTTGGGTATTGGTACGGATAATAGAATAGGGCATCACCATTTAGAAGCAGGTTTAGGATTTGGAGGTTCATGTTTCCCAAAAGATTTAAGTGCTCTAGAAAAAATGTATGAGAATTATATAGAACCTTCTAAAATTCTGTCTTCTATCAGAGAAGTTAACCATCTGTGTCACCAAAGATTGATCAAAAAAATGGAGGATTACTATCAAACAAAATCTTTTGGAGACTTTACGTTTGCCATACTTGGCTTTTCATTTAAACCAAACACTGACGATATCCGCTACTCCCCTACAATTGAGCTGGTAAGATACTTATCAAGTAAAAGAGCAAAAATACATATTTACGATCCAATTTGTTATAAAAAAATGCTGCATTTTTATTCTTCAAAAAAACGAATCAAACCTTGCTCAACAATCGAACAAGCAACTAACAATGCTGATGGCGTAATTTTGTGTACAAAATGGCCTGAATTCCAAAATATTAACTTCCAAAAAATGATCGATAATCTGTGTAGAAAAGTCATTTTTGATGGTCGGAATTATTTAAGAAACAAAGTAGAAGATTTAGACGTTGACTATATTGGAATAGGTTATAAAAAGCTAAAAAATCTTAAGCTAGCGCATGTATAACTTCATATTGTTGGTATTTACAAATAATATGGTAGTGGTCTTTATGTAATGAAATTAAGATACCTTCAAGAAAACCAAACTTAAAAATCTCATTAGAGCCAACTAACCAGCTAACAAAAGGGTCCAAGATACTATCATGGGTAACAAGTACATAGCGCCCTTTTTTTTGATTTTTCAAAAAGTTCATCAATTTCTCAGAGCCTTCGTTAAGAGAATAGAAACCCGGTATCTTTTCAGATCGAATCAGCATTTCTGTAATTTTTTCTACACCCTTTTCTAAGAACATAGATCCACACCTTTTTGGTGATTTTACATAACATCCAGGATTACCTAACAAATGTGATGTTACAATGGGAGCATTTGTAGATTTCTGAATTTTCTCTGCTGTTTGTACACACCGAAGTACAGGACTTGTATAAATTTTGGTAATATCAAAATTTTTTAAATGATGTCCTAAAAGAGACGCTTTACTTTGACCTTCTTCATTGAGGGTGACTGTCATTCCAAGCTCATTTTCTGCAAAGGCATCCCGATGTCCATGTCTGAATAACAAAAACACTGTTTCACTTAAGTTTAGAAACTGAAAAATGAAGTCAAGTTCAAGTAAATTCATTGTATTTTTGCTGAAATTAAAAAACAGACTTCGTTTAGTCTCAGGGTTTTATCTACGACAAAGTCATTTTTTTGTAAAAGACACGTGTATTCATCCAAAGATCTTTCCTTACTTTCTGTCATCACAAGCATGTTTAAGTCCAATAATCTTCCATGACCCTGGCTATCTTCTAGAAGATATTCAATGATAAATAAGCGGGATGCGCTGTGATTTTTTAAACACGATTT
This genomic window contains:
- the rkpK gene encoding UDP-glucose 6-dehydrogenase — its product is MHVCVVGLGYVGLVTACCFAKMGHHVIGLDTDRAKVQALQQGKLPFFETGLDTLLEEVLLKSRLTFVDDYTQALQTTTMIFVCVPTPMQACGNCDLSFVFDSVEKFIKKMQNPSLIIIKSTIPPGTCRQIKKQMQMILEKEGFLKDFDIISNPEFLSQGTAIENCLNPDRIIIGVENKESQSKMLAFYQRIHGKNVKILIMPYSSAEIVKYAANAMLAMRISYMNEIAHLAEYCDADIEKIALGIGTDNRIGHHHLEAGLGFGGSCFPKDLSALEKMYENYIEPSKILSSIREVNHLCHQRLIKKMEDYYQTKSFGDFTFAILGFSFKPNTDDIRYSPTIELVRYLSSKRAKIHIYDPICYKKMLHFYSSKKRIKPCSTIEQATNNADGVILCTKWPEFQNINFQKMIDNLCRKVIFDGRNYLRNKVEDLDVDYIGIGYKKLKNLKLAHV